The proteins below are encoded in one region of Aequorivita iocasae:
- a CDS encoding succinylglutamate desuccinylase/aspartoacylase family protein, producing MAKKEERDIVILNERIALGESRTVDFSIAKLYTSTKVEIPIIIERAKIPGPTVLITAAIHGDEINGVEIVRQLIARKLNKPKRGTIICIPILNVFGFLNGDRSFPDGRDLNRVFPGTKTGSLASRVAYHFTKKILPHADYCLDFHTGGASRFNAAQIRIKPGDERLLELAKVFNAPFTVYSNTIEKSYRNTCQKMGIPVLLFEGGKSRESNKHIAKEGVDGILRVLNHLDMLGKRHAVPEPQAKTVIIEKSKWIRAFRSGLLHVKIDCNKHVEKGEFLATITDPYGKMRFKVTSPNEGYIINVNQSPIVNQGDAIFHISTVNTANTEAEEREN from the coding sequence ATGGCAAAAAAGGAAGAACGTGATATTGTTATTTTAAACGAAAGGATTGCCCTGGGAGAAAGCCGAACGGTAGATTTCAGCATTGCGAAACTTTATACTTCCACAAAAGTTGAAATTCCTATAATTATTGAACGGGCAAAAATACCCGGACCAACGGTTTTGATTACAGCTGCCATCCATGGCGATGAAATTAATGGGGTTGAAATTGTGCGCCAACTTATTGCCAGAAAATTAAACAAACCCAAGAGGGGCACAATTATCTGCATTCCCATATTGAACGTTTTCGGTTTTTTGAACGGCGACCGTTCCTTTCCCGACGGGCGTGATTTGAACAGAGTTTTTCCGGGAACTAAAACCGGTTCGCTTGCTAGCCGTGTTGCATATCATTTCACCAAAAAAATTCTTCCGCACGCAGATTATTGTCTCGATTTTCATACTGGCGGCGCCAGTCGTTTCAATGCAGCGCAAATTCGAATAAAACCGGGTGATGAAAGGTTGTTGGAACTTGCAAAGGTTTTTAATGCTCCCTTCACGGTTTATTCCAATACTATTGAAAAATCCTACCGAAATACCTGTCAAAAAATGGGCATTCCCGTGTTGCTTTTTGAAGGCGGAAAAAGCCGCGAAAGCAATAAGCATATTGCAAAGGAAGGTGTAGACGGCATATTGCGGGTGCTAAATCATTTAGACATGTTGGGCAAAAGACACGCTGTCCCCGAACCACAAGCAAAAACCGTAATTATTGAAAAAAGCAAATGGATACGTGCCTTCCGCAGTGGTTTGCTGCATGTTAAAATTGATTGCAACAAGCATGTTGAAAAAGGTGAATTTCTGGCTACCATTACAGATCCATACGGAAAAATGCGGTTTAAGGTTACTTCCCCAAACGAAGGATACATAATTAATGTGAACCAATCGCCCATCGTAAATCAGGGAGATGCTATTTTTCATATTTCAACGGTAAATACTGCAAATACCGAGGCTGAAGAAAGAGAAAATTAA
- a CDS encoding ATP-grasp domain-containing protein, translating to MNIAILSRGEALYSTKSLLNAGEARNHTMEVLDPSYCNLTVENEKAVLYFQNELVDDLHAIIPRIGASNTYFGTNVVRHFEAMGIFTVASSEGISNSRDKWTCFQILAKYQIPVPRTVYASFFEFEEQLKTFNGKPIIIKLLEGTHGEGVILTESPQNALATIETLNAAGVKFLLQEYIEEANGADIRAIVVDGVVVAAMKRKCKSGDFRSNLHRGGTSETISLSPTEEKIAIKAAKAMNLGFCGVDILQSKNGPLVLEINSTPGLEGIENTSGRNVSKSVIGFIERNKK from the coding sequence ATGAACATTGCCATATTATCGCGTGGGGAAGCGCTTTATTCCACCAAAAGTCTTTTAAATGCTGGGGAAGCTCGAAATCATACCATGGAGGTTTTGGATCCTTCCTATTGCAATCTCACCGTGGAAAACGAAAAAGCCGTTCTCTATTTTCAGAATGAATTGGTGGATGATCTCCACGCCATAATTCCCAGAATCGGTGCTTCCAACACCTATTTTGGCACCAATGTGGTTAGGCATTTTGAGGCGATGGGAATTTTTACCGTGGCTTCTTCCGAAGGAATTTCAAACAGTCGCGATAAATGGACGTGCTTCCAAATTTTGGCGAAGTATCAAATTCCTGTGCCCCGAACTGTTTACGCTTCATTTTTTGAATTTGAGGAACAACTTAAAACCTTCAACGGCAAACCAATCATCATAAAACTTTTGGAAGGCACGCATGGCGAAGGCGTTATTCTTACTGAAAGTCCGCAGAATGCACTGGCAACTATTGAAACCTTGAATGCTGCTGGCGTAAAATTTCTCCTCCAGGAATATATTGAGGAAGCAAACGGCGCAGACATTCGCGCCATTGTTGTGGACGGCGTTGTGGTTGCGGCTATGAAACGCAAATGCAAGAGTGGCGATTTCCGCAGCAATCTGCACCGTGGCGGAACTTCAGAAACGATTTCGCTCTCTCCCACAGAAGAAAAAATTGCCATAAAGGCTGCAAAAGCAATGAATTTAGGTTTTTGCGGGGTTGATATTCTGCAATCGAAAAACGGGCCGTTGGTTTTGGAAATAAATAGCACGCCGGGATTGGAAGGCATTGAAAATACTTCGGGAAGGAACGTTTCTAAAAGTGTGATCGGGTTTATTGAACGAAATAAAAAATAA
- a CDS encoding TonB-dependent receptor produces the protein MKRIFLMGLMLCFGIAQSQSLKGKVVGPKNNPLENVAVFDRTSGNHTHTDASGKFSLENVAENDQISFSILGFSTLEYTVTAENFTKSIMIILEEATVSLQQVTITPQVNTLSQIVAVDLKTAPVKSSQEILRKVPGLIIGQHAGGGKAEQIFLRGFDIDHGTDINLSVDGLPVNMVSHAHGQGYSDLHFLIPETIDEISFGKGPYNAKYGDFTTAGYVAFKTLDKLDQSSVSVEYGQFDAFRTVGLFNLLNAENSNAYLAASLNTFNGPFDSPQNFNRFNMMAKYNLNLPNNQKLQLTASHFQSKWDASGQIPQRAIDAGLIDRFGAIDDTEGGNTSRTNLLVNHSKLLSDNKKLETRAYYSHYDFELFSNFTFFLDDPVNGDQIAQREDRNILGFQTEFSDKINSEAFDFKYTAGLGVRYDDVNDVELSHTKNRYEILDRIAFGNVDQINSFAFLNTEFGLGDFKINPAVRLDYFKFDYENKLSPTYDNRSESKIFASPKLNFIYSPNRDFQLFLKTGIGFHSNDTRVVVANSGEDILPAAYGADLGGIYKLTDNLIFNTAFWALFLEQEFVYVGDAGIVEPSGKTRRLGVDFGLRYEALDWLYFYGDANYTYARSTEETTGADYIPLAPDFTSTGGIAVKNLANFSGGINYRYLKNRPANEDNSIEAEGYLVTDFNINYTFRNFVFGIAVENIFDTQWNETQFATESRLFNEPEAVEEIHFTPGTPFFLRGKVTVNF, from the coding sequence ATGAAAAGAATATTCTTAATGGGGCTTATGCTATGCTTTGGAATTGCACAATCGCAATCACTAAAAGGAAAAGTTGTAGGCCCAAAAAATAACCCGCTGGAGAATGTTGCGGTCTTTGACCGTACCTCTGGCAACCACACCCACACTGACGCCTCGGGGAAATTTTCACTTGAAAATGTAGCCGAAAACGACCAAATAAGCTTCTCCATTTTAGGTTTTAGCACTTTGGAATATACGGTAACAGCTGAAAATTTCACCAAGTCAATAATGATCATCTTGGAAGAAGCTACGGTTTCTCTGCAGCAAGTAACCATCACTCCCCAAGTAAACACCCTCAGCCAGATTGTAGCCGTAGATCTAAAAACTGCGCCCGTAAAATCGTCGCAGGAAATATTACGGAAAGTTCCCGGATTAATCATTGGCCAACACGCCGGTGGCGGAAAAGCCGAACAAATATTTCTGCGCGGTTTTGATATTGACCATGGAACAGATATCAATCTTTCCGTAGATGGATTGCCCGTAAATATGGTTTCACATGCGCACGGCCAAGGGTACAGCGATCTTCACTTTCTTATTCCCGAAACAATTGATGAAATTTCATTCGGGAAAGGCCCTTATAATGCGAAATATGGCGACTTTACTACTGCAGGTTACGTAGCTTTCAAAACTTTGGACAAACTGGACCAAAGCTCCGTTTCCGTGGAATACGGGCAGTTTGATGCTTTTAGGACCGTGGGGCTTTTCAACCTTTTGAATGCTGAAAACAGCAATGCATACCTAGCGGCCTCACTGAATACTTTTAACGGACCGTTTGACTCCCCACAGAATTTTAACCGTTTCAATATGATGGCAAAATACAATCTGAATTTGCCAAACAACCAAAAACTGCAACTTACCGCTTCGCATTTCCAAAGCAAGTGGGACGCATCGGGGCAAATTCCGCAACGTGCTATCGATGCGGGTTTGATTGACCGTTTTGGAGCCATTGACGATACTGAAGGTGGAAATACCAGCCGAACAAACCTTTTGGTTAATCATTCAAAATTACTTTCAGACAATAAAAAGTTGGAAACACGAGCGTATTATTCGCATTATGATTTTGAGCTGTTTTCAAACTTCACCTTTTTCTTGGATGACCCTGTAAACGGTGACCAAATTGCGCAACGTGAAGACCGGAATATTTTAGGCTTCCAGACCGAATTTTCAGATAAAATAAATTCTGAAGCCTTTGATTTCAAATATACCGCCGGGCTTGGGGTGCGATACGACGATGTAAACGATGTGGAACTTTCACACACCAAAAACCGCTACGAAATTTTGGATCGTATAGCCTTCGGAAATGTGGATCAAATTAACAGTTTTGCCTTTTTGAATACGGAATTTGGCTTGGGCGATTTCAAAATAAATCCTGCCGTTCGATTGGATTATTTCAAGTTTGATTACGAAAACAAACTGTCGCCAACCTATGATAACCGAAGTGAAAGCAAGATTTTCGCCAGTCCGAAGTTGAACTTTATTTACAGCCCCAACCGCGATTTCCAATTGTTTTTGAAAACGGGAATCGGTTTCCATTCCAATGATACGCGAGTTGTTGTTGCCAATAGCGGCGAAGATATTTTGCCGGCGGCTTACGGCGCAGATTTGGGCGGAATCTATAAATTGACCGATAACTTAATTTTCAACACAGCTTTTTGGGCTTTATTTTTAGAACAAGAATTTGTGTATGTTGGCGATGCAGGAATTGTGGAGCCCAGCGGAAAAACCCGCCGATTGGGCGTTGATTTTGGCCTGCGTTACGAAGCCTTGGATTGGCTGTATTTTTACGGCGATGCAAATTATACCTACGCAAGGAGCACAGAAGAAACCACTGGTGCAGATTACATTCCGCTTGCACCAGATTTTACTTCAACTGGAGGAATTGCAGTTAAAAATCTTGCAAATTTTTCAGGCGGAATTAATTACCGCTATCTAAAAAATAGACCAGCTAATGAGGACAATAGCATCGAAGCAGAAGGTTATTTAGTAACCGATTTCAATATAAATTATACCTTCAGAAATTTTGTTTTCGGGATTGCTGTGGAAAATATTTTTGATACTCAATGGAACGAAACCCAATTTGCAACCGAAAGCAGGTTGTTTAACGAACCGGAAGCTGTTGAAGAAATCCACTTTACGCCCGGCACACCATTTTTTTTAAGAGGAAAGGTAACCGTTAATTTTTAA
- the rimK gene encoding 30S ribosomal protein S6--L-glutamate ligase: MNIKILSANSHLYSTQRLVEAAKKRKHEVEVINHAKCDIVIEKKNPVIYYRGHKLDHTDAVIPRIGASVTFYGTAVVRQFEMMRVFTTTESQALVRSRDKLRSLQVLSRAGLGLPKTVFTNYSKNVKEIVDQAGGAPVIIKLLEGTQGIGVILAETRKAAESVIEAFNNLQARVIVQEFIKEAGGADIRAFIVDGQVIGAMKRQGKEGEFRSNLHRGGTATVIKLTDEEETAALKAAKAMGLGIAGVDMLQSARGPLILEVNSSPGLEGIEQATGKDIANSIIKYIERNV, from the coding sequence ATGAATATTAAAATATTATCGGCAAACAGCCATTTATATTCCACCCAACGCCTTGTAGAAGCTGCAAAGAAAAGAAAGCACGAGGTTGAGGTTATTAACCATGCCAAGTGTGATATTGTGATAGAAAAGAAAAATCCGGTTATCTATTACAGGGGCCACAAACTGGACCATACCGATGCGGTAATTCCACGAATTGGGGCTTCGGTTACTTTTTATGGCACCGCAGTGGTCCGCCAATTCGAGATGATGCGGGTGTTTACAACTACTGAATCGCAGGCATTGGTACGCTCGCGCGATAAATTGCGAAGTTTGCAAGTGCTTTCGCGTGCGGGATTGGGATTACCAAAAACCGTTTTCACCAACTATTCCAAAAACGTAAAGGAAATTGTGGACCAAGCCGGGGGTGCGCCCGTAATTATTAAGCTTTTGGAAGGCACACAGGGCATTGGCGTAATTTTGGCCGAAACTCGAAAGGCCGCCGAATCTGTAATTGAAGCTTTCAACAATCTTCAGGCGCGGGTTATTGTACAGGAATTTATAAAAGAAGCCGGCGGCGCAGACATTAGAGCATTCATTGTGGACGGGCAAGTAATTGGTGCGATGAAGCGACAGGGCAAGGAAGGTGAGTTTCGAAGCAATTTGCACCGCGGTGGAACCGCGACTGTTATAAAACTTACAGATGAGGAAGAAACCGCAGCATTAAAAGCTGCAAAGGCCATGGGGCTAGGCATTGCCGGCGTAGATATGTTACAATCTGCTCGCGGGCCATTGATATTGGAGGTAAATTCCTCACCAGGTTTGGAAGGAATTGAACAGGCCACGGGTAAAGACATTGCAAACTCAATCATAAAATATATTGAACGTAACGTTTAA
- a CDS encoding patatin-like phospholipase family protein, translating into MKKLLLLLFFIIPSIIYSQEKNGEDIKVGLVLSGGGAKGLAHIGALKVIEESGVRIDYIGGTSMGAIIGALYASGYSAKQLDSIFRQTDFSTLIQDDIPRSAKTFYEKQEAEKYALVLPFDKFKIGFPSGLSKGQNVYNLLSKLTSHVSAVSDFSELPIPFFCVATNVENGKEVILDHGYLPRAVIASGALPSLFSPVVIDDKVLIDGGVVNNYPVNEVREKGMDIIIGVDVQDSLKSRDNLKSAFEVLVQINNYRTINAMIEKRKKTDIYIHPNINDFSVVSFDEGNKIVASGVTAAEKFRKELESVAMRQQTFEKKEIKFEARDTIFIKEVKIEGNEKYTRSYVLGKLKLRTPDKITYKYFSEGINNLSATGNFQDINYRFFEDENNQNILLLQLRESNSSMMLRFAAHYDNLFRTAALVNVTKKRLFTNNDIASLDLIAGDNLRYNFEYYIDKGFYWSVGFNSKYHFFETDVPLDFVDVDLDAVVSLPINNLSIKYSDFTNQLYFETLFRRVFIFGVGGEHKYLRYLSETIGTDDNNLPRTIFESTNYYSVFGFLKYDNYDNSFFPKRGLYFAGDFHWYLFAHGKNKNFEPFSLAKAKMGFAHTFFENFSGHLTAEGGFKLGGPETTSLDFALGGYGFKEMNNIIPFLGYEAVSLRGNTYLKSTLTFDYEIFRKNHINISANIANIGNDLFETGQWIERVDYSGFSAGYGLETILGPMEIKYSYSPDLGKSEWYVALGYRF; encoded by the coding sequence ATGAAAAAGCTACTCCTTTTACTATTTTTTATAATTCCATCAATTATTTATTCGCAAGAAAAGAATGGGGAGGATATAAAGGTAGGTCTGGTATTGAGTGGTGGCGGGGCCAAGGGGCTTGCGCACATTGGTGCTTTAAAGGTAATTGAGGAATCGGGAGTACGTATAGACTACATTGGCGGAACAAGCATGGGTGCAATCATAGGAGCGCTATATGCTTCGGGATATTCGGCAAAACAGTTGGACAGTATTTTTAGGCAAACAGATTTTAGCACGTTGATACAGGACGATATTCCGCGCAGCGCAAAAACTTTCTACGAAAAACAAGAGGCTGAAAAATATGCGCTGGTGTTGCCATTTGATAAATTTAAAATTGGTTTTCCCTCAGGGCTTTCAAAAGGGCAGAATGTTTATAACCTGCTTTCAAAATTGACAAGCCACGTGAGCGCAGTTTCAGATTTTAGTGAATTGCCTATTCCTTTTTTCTGCGTTGCCACAAACGTTGAAAACGGGAAAGAAGTTATCCTGGACCATGGGTATCTTCCCAGGGCAGTTATTGCCAGTGGCGCACTACCCTCACTTTTTAGCCCTGTGGTAATAGATGATAAAGTTTTGATAGATGGAGGCGTAGTAAATAATTATCCCGTGAATGAAGTACGTGAAAAAGGCATGGACATTATTATCGGTGTGGATGTTCAGGATAGTCTAAAGAGTAGAGACAACTTAAAATCTGCTTTTGAGGTTTTGGTGCAGATAAATAATTATCGAACCATAAATGCCATGATAGAAAAACGAAAGAAAACAGATATCTATATTCACCCTAATATCAATGATTTTTCAGTGGTTTCTTTTGACGAAGGGAATAAAATCGTAGCCTCAGGGGTTACTGCAGCAGAAAAATTTAGAAAGGAACTTGAAAGTGTGGCCATGAGACAACAAACATTTGAAAAGAAAGAGATTAAGTTTGAGGCCCGCGACACCATTTTTATAAAAGAAGTTAAAATTGAAGGCAATGAAAAATACACCCGAAGCTATGTTTTGGGAAAATTAAAACTACGCACGCCCGACAAAATAACGTACAAATATTTCAGCGAAGGCATCAATAACCTCTCGGCGACCGGAAATTTCCAGGATATAAACTATAGATTTTTTGAAGACGAAAACAACCAGAACATTTTGCTTCTGCAATTGCGGGAAAGCAATTCTTCCATGATGCTTCGCTTTGCGGCACATTATGATAATCTCTTCAGAACGGCTGCGCTGGTAAATGTTACAAAAAAGAGGCTTTTCACCAATAACGATATAGCTTCCCTAGATTTAATCGCGGGGGATAATCTGCGCTACAATTTTGAATACTATATAGACAAAGGATTTTACTGGAGCGTAGGTTTTAACTCAAAATATCACTTTTTTGAAACAGATGTGCCTCTAGATTTTGTAGATGTAGATTTAGACGCCGTAGTTTCACTTCCTATTAATAACCTCTCCATAAAATATAGTGATTTTACCAATCAACTTTATTTTGAGACACTTTTCCGACGGGTATTTATTTTTGGAGTCGGCGGAGAGCATAAATACCTACGCTATCTTTCGGAAACTATTGGTACTGATGACAACAACCTGCCCCGCACTATTTTTGAAAGCACAAATTACTACAGTGTTTTTGGTTTTCTGAAGTACGATAATTATGACAACAGTTTCTTTCCTAAAAGAGGACTCTACTTTGCAGGTGATTTTCACTGGTATTTATTCGCCCACGGGAAAAATAAGAATTTTGAGCCCTTTTCTTTGGCGAAAGCCAAAATGGGGTTTGCGCATACTTTTTTTGAAAATTTTTCCGGACATTTAACTGCCGAGGGAGGTTTTAAATTGGGCGGCCCAGAAACCACTTCGCTTGACTTTGCTCTTGGTGGCTATGGCTTTAAGGAAATGAACAATATCATTCCCTTTTTAGGCTATGAAGCTGTTTCGCTTCGTGGAAATACATACCTAAAATCTACCTTGACCTTTGATTATGAAATTTTCAGAAAAAACCATATTAACATCTCGGCCAATATTGCCAATATTGGGAACGACCTGTTTGAAACTGGCCAATGGATAGAGAGGGTAGATTATTCCGGCTTTTCGGCTGGCTATGGATTGGAAACCATTCTAGGGCCCATGGAAATAAAATATTCCTATTCTCCAGATCTTGGCAAGAGTGAATGGTATGTGGCACTTGGGTATCGGTTTTAG
- a CDS encoding homogentisate 1,2-dioxygenase yields MPFYHRLGKIPPKRHTQFRKPDGTLYSEQLFGTVGFDGMYSNIYHEHRPTQVKEIKRQYNVAPKIARPNNIESLRLKGFDIKPEKDYLESRKTVLTNSDCSIILGAPQNSLKDYFYKNTDADELIFIHKGNGKLRTFLGNLDFKYGDYLLVPRGIIYQIDFDTQDNRLFIVESRRPIYTPKRYRNWFGQLLEHSPFCERDIRKPEQLETHDEKGEFIIKVKKHDEIFEMVYATHPFDVVGYDGYNFPYAFSIHDFEPITGRIHQPPPVHQTFETDAFVVCSFVPRLYDYHPLSIPAPYNHSNIDSDEVLYYVDGDFMSRNDIEAGQITLHPAGIPHGPHPGAAERSIGKTETEELAVMVDTFKPLQVTEDGLKLADGTYYQSWLEH; encoded by the coding sequence ATGCCATTTTATCATAGATTGGGTAAAATACCGCCCAAACGCCATACTCAATTCCGAAAGCCGGATGGCACACTGTATTCAGAGCAACTTTTTGGTACCGTAGGTTTTGATGGTATGTACAGTAATATTTATCATGAACACAGGCCCACGCAAGTAAAGGAAATAAAGAGGCAATACAATGTAGCTCCAAAAATTGCACGGCCCAATAATATAGAATCCCTTCGTTTAAAAGGATTTGACATTAAACCTGAAAAAGATTACCTTGAAAGTAGAAAGACGGTACTTACCAATAGTGATTGCAGCATTATTCTTGGCGCTCCCCAAAATTCACTTAAAGATTATTTTTATAAAAATACTGATGCGGATGAGTTAATTTTTATCCATAAGGGTAATGGAAAGTTGCGGACCTTTTTGGGAAATCTCGATTTTAAATATGGAGATTATTTGTTGGTGCCCCGGGGAATCATCTATCAAATAGATTTTGACACCCAGGACAACCGTCTTTTTATTGTTGAATCACGACGGCCAATTTATACCCCAAAAAGATATAGAAACTGGTTCGGGCAGCTTTTGGAACATTCACCATTCTGCGAAAGGGATATCCGAAAACCCGAACAACTTGAAACGCACGATGAAAAAGGAGAATTTATAATAAAGGTCAAAAAACACGATGAGATTTTTGAGATGGTTTACGCCACTCATCCTTTCGATGTAGTAGGGTATGATGGTTACAATTTTCCATATGCCTTTTCAATCCACGATTTTGAACCCATTACCGGTCGCATACACCAACCTCCACCGGTACATCAAACCTTTGAAACGGACGCTTTTGTAGTTTGCAGTTTTGTGCCCCGCCTCTATGATTATCATCCCTTGAGCATTCCTGCTCCATACAACCACAGCAATATTGACAGCGATGAGGTGTTATATTATGTAGATGGCGATTTTATGAGTCGTAATGATATTGAGGCCGGTCAAATTACATTGCATCCTGCTGGGATTCCACATGGGCCGCACCCAGGCGCTGCAGAACGAAGTATTGGAAAAACTGAAACTGAAGAACTAGCGGTAATGGTGGACACCTTCAAACCCTTGCAGGTTACTGAGGATGGCTTAAAACTTGCTGACGGCACCTATTACCAAAGCTGGTTAGAACATTAA
- the uvrC gene encoding excinuclease ABC subunit UvrC, translating to MANASVTLQIATLPDSPGVYQYYDKDGKLLYVGKAKNLKKRVSSYFTKNFDNNRTRLLVKKIETIKHIVVKTETDALLLENNLIKNYQPRYNVMLKDDKSYPWICIKNERFPRVFPTRRMIKDGSEYYGPYTSMKTVHTLLDLIKGLYPLRTCNYDLSEEKIKAGKYKVCLEYHLGNCLGPCEALYSEKEYHENIEAIRNIVKGNFKDSLHKFKSQMKTLAADLKFEQAQRIKEKIDILENYQSKSTVVNPKINNVDVFSIISDESYTYVNFLQLSHGAIIRSHTLEIKKKLDETDEELLQLAIVEIRQRFNSQSKEIYVPFEVELGEEIKVHVPKLGDKKAILDLSERNAKYFRMEKFKQAKIVDPDRHEKRIMAQMKKDLRLSEEPRHIECFDNSNIQGTNPVAACVVFKNGKPSKKDYRKFNIKTVVGPDDFASMEEVVYRRYKRLLAEEQPLPQLIIIDGGKGQLSSALKSLDKLGLRGKIAIIGIAKRLEELFYPEDPIPLYLDKKSETLKIIQQLRNEAHRFGITFHRSKRSKQALNTELETIPGIGEKTVIDLLKHFKSTKRIASANFEELSKVIGASRAKKLIAHFNNES from the coding sequence ATGGCCAATGCTTCGGTAACACTTCAAATTGCAACCCTTCCCGATTCGCCCGGCGTATATCAATATTACGATAAAGATGGCAAACTGCTGTATGTGGGGAAGGCAAAAAATCTAAAAAAAAGGGTTTCATCATATTTCACAAAAAACTTTGACAACAACCGTACGCGGCTTTTGGTGAAGAAAATTGAAACGATAAAGCACATTGTGGTTAAAACTGAAACCGATGCGCTTTTGTTGGAAAATAACCTTATAAAAAATTATCAGCCTCGTTACAACGTGATGCTGAAGGACGACAAAAGCTATCCGTGGATTTGCATTAAAAACGAACGCTTTCCGAGGGTTTTCCCAACGCGGCGCATGATAAAGGACGGCAGCGAATATTACGGGCCGTACACGAGTATGAAAACCGTACACACGCTGCTCGATTTAATTAAAGGTTTGTATCCGCTGCGCACTTGCAACTACGACCTTTCCGAAGAAAAAATTAAGGCGGGCAAGTATAAAGTGTGTCTGGAATATCACTTGGGAAACTGTCTGGGGCCATGCGAGGCGCTTTATTCCGAAAAGGAATACCACGAAAATATTGAGGCCATCCGCAATATTGTGAAAGGAAATTTTAAGGATTCGCTGCATAAATTTAAAAGCCAAATGAAGACGCTTGCGGCAGATTTAAAATTTGAACAGGCGCAGCGAATAAAGGAAAAGATTGATATTTTGGAGAATTACCAAAGCAAAAGCACGGTGGTAAACCCCAAGATCAACAATGTAGATGTGTTTTCAATTATTTCAGACGAAAGCTATACGTATGTGAATTTTCTGCAGCTTTCGCATGGAGCCATTATTAGGTCGCATACTTTGGAAATAAAAAAGAAATTGGACGAAACCGATGAGGAACTCCTTCAGCTTGCCATTGTGGAAATCCGGCAACGATTTAATTCACAATCAAAAGAAATATACGTGCCTTTTGAAGTGGAACTGGGCGAAGAGATAAAAGTACACGTGCCAAAGCTGGGCGATAAAAAGGCAATTCTGGACCTTTCCGAGAGGAATGCAAAATATTTCCGAATGGAAAAATTCAAACAGGCAAAAATCGTTGATCCGGACCGTCATGAAAAACGCATCATGGCACAAATGAAAAAAGATTTAAGGTTGAGTGAGGAACCGCGACATATAGAGTGTTTTGACAACAGTAATATTCAAGGCACAAACCCGGTGGCGGCGTGTGTGGTTTTCAAAAATGGAAAACCCAGCAAGAAAGACTATAGAAAGTTTAATATAAAAACCGTTGTAGGCCCCGATGATTTTGCCTCGATGGAAGAAGTTGTTTATAGACGTTATAAAAGATTGCTTGCAGAAGAGCAACCATTGCCGCAACTCATCATCATAGATGGGGGTAAAGGGCAGCTTTCCTCAGCCTTAAAAAGCTTGGATAAGTTGGGTTTACGGGGAAAAATAGCTATTATAGGTATTGCAAAACGTTTGGAAGAACTGTTTTATCCTGAAGATCCCATTCCGTTATATTTGGATAAAAAGAGTGAAACCTTAAAAATAATACAGCAATTGCGTAACGAAGCGCACCGTTTTGGTATTACCTTTCACCGCAGTAAGCGCAGCAAACAGGCATTAAATACAGAGCTTGAGACCATACCCGGAATTGGCGAAAAAACGGTGATTGATTTACTAAAACATTTTAAAAGCACAAAGCGGATTGCCTCCGCAAATTTTGAAGAACTTTCAAAAGTAATTGGAGCGAGCCGCGCAAAAAAATTGATAGCGCATTTTAATAATGAATCTTGA
- a CDS encoding ATP-dependent zinc protease family protein — MKRNIGRIDKADFPLLNLFDIEVKVDTGAYTSSIHCKNMKVEDNYLKCNFLDEEHPSYHEKEIVFDEYDVKVVKSSNGQSEARYRIKTEIVLFGKTHPIYLTLSDREEMRFPVLLGRNFLSKKYMVDINKTNLSFKLKYKK, encoded by the coding sequence TTGAAAAGAAATATTGGCAGAATAGACAAAGCAGATTTTCCATTGCTGAACCTCTTCGACATTGAAGTGAAAGTAGACACGGGAGCTTATACTTCTTCCATACATTGCAAAAACATGAAAGTGGAAGACAACTACCTAAAATGCAATTTTTTGGATGAAGAACACCCCAGTTACCACGAAAAGGAAATCGTTTTTGACGAATATGACGTAAAAGTGGTAAAAAGCAGCAACGGCCAATCGGAAGCCAGATATAGAATTAAAACAGAGATTGTTCTTTTTGGAAAAACCCACCCAATTTATTTAACACTGAGCGACCGTGAAGAGATGCGTTTTCCCGTACTTTTGGGACGAAATTTCTTAAGTAAAAAGTACATGGTTGATATTAACAAAACCAACCTTTCCTTCAAATTAAAATATAAAAAATGA